One window of Agromyces rhizosphaerae genomic DNA carries:
- the murA gene encoding UDP-N-acetylglucosamine 1-carboxyvinyltransferase encodes MNTLVDDAKQHGSAVGLTGDRIEIEGGKPLRGRIELKGAKNLVTKAMVAAILGDTPSHLRNVPDISDVRIVRGLLEVHGVRVRESEDGDGLLLDPAEVESAHFADIDAHAGSSRIPILFCGPLLHRLGEAFIPDLGGCRIGDRPIDYHLEVLRNFGALVEKLPSGIRMSAPEGLRGAKVALPYPSVGATEQVLLTAVRADGITELSGAAIEPEIMDLINILQKMGAIISVDTDRVIRIEGVEKLEGYTHRALFDRNEAASWAAAALATEGDIVVGGARQSEMLTFLNVFRKVGGAFEIQDDGIRFYHPGGELKPAIIETDVHPGFMTDWQQPLVVALTKANGVSIVHETVYEQRFGFVDALVDMGASIEVHRECLGGLRCRFGQRNFRHSAVISGPSHLHGADIEVPDLRGGFSHLIAALTAEGRSTVSNVGIIARGYEDFIGKLRKLGADFTLLA; translated from the coding sequence GTGAACACTCTCGTGGACGACGCAAAGCAGCACGGATCGGCGGTCGGCCTCACGGGCGACCGCATCGAGATCGAGGGCGGCAAGCCGCTGCGCGGGCGGATCGAGCTCAAGGGCGCGAAGAACCTCGTCACCAAGGCGATGGTCGCGGCCATCCTGGGCGACACGCCCAGCCACCTCCGGAACGTGCCCGACATCTCCGACGTGCGCATCGTGCGCGGGCTGCTCGAGGTGCACGGGGTCCGGGTCCGCGAGTCCGAGGACGGCGACGGGCTGCTGCTCGACCCGGCCGAGGTCGAGTCGGCGCACTTCGCCGACATCGACGCGCACGCCGGCTCCAGCCGCATCCCGATCCTGTTCTGCGGGCCGCTGCTGCACCGCCTCGGCGAGGCGTTCATCCCCGACCTCGGCGGCTGCCGCATCGGCGACCGGCCGATCGACTACCACCTCGAGGTGCTGCGCAACTTCGGCGCGCTCGTGGAGAAGCTCCCGAGCGGCATCCGCATGTCGGCGCCCGAGGGGCTGCGCGGCGCGAAGGTGGCACTGCCGTACCCGAGCGTGGGCGCGACCGAGCAGGTGCTGCTCACCGCGGTGCGCGCCGACGGCATCACCGAGCTCTCGGGCGCCGCGATCGAGCCCGAGATCATGGACCTCATCAACATCCTGCAGAAGATGGGCGCCATCATCTCGGTCGACACCGACCGGGTCATCCGCATCGAGGGCGTCGAGAAGCTCGAGGGGTACACGCATCGCGCGCTCTTCGACCGCAACGAGGCCGCCAGCTGGGCCGCCGCCGCGCTCGCGACCGAGGGCGACATCGTCGTCGGCGGCGCCCGCCAGTCGGAGATGCTCACCTTCCTCAACGTCTTCCGCAAGGTCGGCGGCGCCTTCGAGATCCAGGACGACGGCATCCGGTTCTACCACCCGGGCGGCGAGCTGAAGCCCGCGATCATCGAGACCGACGTCCACCCCGGGTTCATGACCGACTGGCAGCAGCCGCTCGTCGTCGCCCTGACCAAGGCGAACGGCGTGTCGATCGTGCACGAGACCGTGTACGAGCAGCGCTTCGGCTTCGTCGACGCGCTGGTCGACATGGGAGCCTCGATCGAGGTGCACCGCGAGTGCCTCGGCGGCCTCCGCTGCCGCTTCGGCCAGCGGAACTTCCGCCACTCCGCGGTCATCTCCGGCCCGTCGCACCTGCATGGTGCCGACATCGAGGTGCCCGACCTGCGCGGCGGCTTCAGCCACCTCATCGCGGCCCTGACCGCGGAGGGCCGATCGACGGTCAGCAACGTGGGCATCATCGCCCGCGGGTACGAGGACTTCATCGGCAAGCTGCGCAAGCTGGGGGCGGACTTCACGCTGCTCGCGTAG
- the leuD gene encoding 3-isopropylmalate dehydratase small subunit, which produces MEKFDTVIGTGVPLRRSNVDTDQIIPAVYLKRVTKTGFDDALFAEWRKDPEFVLHHPHYKEGSVLVAGPDFGTGSSREHAVWALRDYGFKVVISSRFGDIFRGNSGKQGLLAAQVAYEDIERIWEAIEAEPGIPVTVDLVARTVSVADLTVPFDIDDYTRWRLLEGLDDISLTLRDEGAIARFEETRPAWKPKTLPAREPAGSGTP; this is translated from the coding sequence ATGGAGAAGTTCGACACCGTGATCGGCACGGGCGTCCCGCTGCGACGCTCGAACGTCGACACCGACCAGATCATCCCCGCCGTCTACCTCAAGCGGGTCACCAAGACCGGCTTCGACGACGCGCTCTTCGCCGAGTGGCGCAAGGACCCCGAGTTCGTGCTGCACCACCCGCACTACAAGGAGGGCAGCGTGCTCGTCGCCGGCCCCGACTTCGGCACGGGCTCCAGCCGCGAGCACGCCGTCTGGGCGCTGCGCGACTACGGCTTCAAGGTCGTCATCTCCTCGCGCTTCGGCGACATCTTCCGCGGCAACTCCGGCAAGCAGGGCCTGCTCGCCGCGCAGGTCGCGTACGAGGACATCGAGCGCATCTGGGAGGCCATCGAGGCCGAGCCGGGAATACCGGTGACCGTCGACCTCGTTGCCCGTACGGTGAGCGTCGCCGACCTCACCGTGCCGTTCGACATCGACGACTACACTCGGTGGCGTCTCCTCGAGGGGCTCGACGACATCTCGTTGACCCTCCGGGACGAGGGGGCCATCGCCCGGTTCGAGGAGACTCGGCCGGCATGGAAGCCGAAGACGCTCCCCGCCAGGGAGCCGGCAGGATCAGGAACACCGTGA